Proteins encoded together in one Micromonospora kangleipakensis window:
- a CDS encoding Rv3235 family protein gives MVDTRRPPAPRPPVRLRPAPPIDPPCADEGEPWFRPNADQLTLDLFDPRRRDPGRPAGRHVDVRPTPAGPGRRAGTPPAAALVTATPEATRAAHRFVRTFLEIVNGYRPPGQLRPLSDPAVATEVTAELARAAHRVGPVRRRSTRPVLRLRRLRVCEPRAGAVEAAAVLAGAGGASWAIALRLEHRRGNWLCTTLQVL, from the coding sequence ATGGTCGACACCCGCCGCCCACCGGCACCGCGCCCGCCGGTCCGCCTCCGTCCCGCGCCACCGATCGACCCGCCCTGCGCAGACGAGGGCGAGCCCTGGTTCCGCCCGAACGCCGACCAGCTCACCCTCGACCTCTTCGATCCGCGCCGGCGCGACCCCGGCCGCCCTGCGGGCCGGCACGTCGACGTCCGCCCGACCCCCGCCGGGCCCGGTCGCCGGGCCGGGACGCCACCGGCCGCCGCCCTGGTCACCGCCACGCCGGAGGCCACCCGGGCGGCACACCGGTTCGTCCGCACCTTCCTGGAGATCGTCAACGGCTACCGGCCGCCCGGCCAGCTCCGGCCGCTCAGCGACCCGGCCGTGGCGACGGAGGTCACGGCCGAACTCGCCCGCGCCGCCCACCGCGTCGGCCCGGTACGCCGTCGCTCGACCCGCCCGGTCCTCCGGCTCCGCCGGCTGCGCGTCTGTGAGCCGCGCGCCGGGGCGGTGGAGGCGGCCGCGGTGCTCGCCGGGGCCGGCGGCGCCAGCTGGGCGATCGCCCTCCGCCTGGAACACCGCCGCGGCAACTGGCTCTGCACCACCCTCCAGGTACTCTGA
- a CDS encoding DUF6912 family protein, producing MTDELVRVYVPATVPMLSRLREQGLADGEAHAVTPLLREWYAEGDEEELEYVAFTRAAQDALLLLRADPAAPRRRVVVSVDVPAASVGRVDGELGSSLVRLTGPVPVTAVAAIHVDGAEAVEDVAAAAEVVAEAQAGDPDAQFTVDGAEDHELEWYDVTELDLLLRAVS from the coding sequence GTGACCGACGAGCTTGTCCGGGTGTACGTGCCGGCGACCGTCCCGATGCTGTCGCGGCTGCGCGAGCAGGGACTCGCCGATGGCGAGGCGCACGCGGTCACCCCCCTGCTGCGCGAGTGGTACGCCGAGGGTGACGAGGAGGAGCTGGAGTACGTCGCCTTCACCCGGGCCGCCCAGGACGCGCTGCTCCTGCTCCGGGCCGACCCGGCCGCGCCCCGCCGGCGGGTGGTGGTCTCGGTGGACGTGCCGGCCGCGTCGGTCGGTCGGGTCGACGGGGAGCTCGGGTCCAGCCTCGTCCGGCTGACGGGCCCGGTGCCGGTGACCGCGGTCGCCGCGATCCACGTCGACGGCGCGGAGGCGGTGGAGGACGTGGCCGCCGCCGCCGAGGTGGTCGCCGAGGCGCAGGCCGGCGACCCGGACGCTCAGTTCACCGTCGACGGCGCGGAGGACCACGAGCTGGAGTGGTACGACGTGACCGAGCTGGACCTGTTGCTCCGCGCCGTCTCCTGA
- a CDS encoding helix-turn-helix transcriptional regulator: MEPRFLLLSDVAAELNVSDSQVYHMVRSGELPAVKIGGRGQWRVERARLEEYIQQKYAETAEWVRGNPLTDRDGE; this comes from the coding sequence GTGGAGCCGAGGTTCCTGCTCCTGTCCGACGTGGCCGCGGAGCTCAACGTCTCGGACTCGCAGGTCTACCACATGGTGCGCAGCGGAGAGCTGCCCGCCGTCAAGATCGGCGGCCGGGGCCAGTGGCGGGTCGAGCGCGCCCGGCTGGAGGAGTACATCCAGCAGAAGTACGCCGAGACCGCCGAATGGGTTCGTGGAAACCCGCTCACCGACCGCGACGGCGAGTGA